A single Acidobacteriaceae bacterium DNA region contains:
- a CDS encoding TonB-dependent receptor, whose amino-acid sequence MAAMTACAVGNRQSAIAQRTTDPAGKLPPPAQLPVHRFHIIAGPLDTSLEAYRQQSGIAVKITLAQDEIAAFQTAGLQGLYTPQAALRELLKGSGLSCTFTGADHATVGLQRADTVDVTAQLPAAISIGKFTEDLLHTPQTVAVVPDFVLQDEQNRTLTDAVRNVPGISIAAGESGAQGDNLTIRGFTARNDIFLDGIRDFGSYYRDSFDYDQVEVLEGPAGVQFGRGSTGGVINQESKVPAADRFVHIDGEVGTDLTRRITADINEPMSDVAGGSAFRLNAMGTEGGVAGRPYAQNRRYGVAPSISFGMNKPTRLTISYFHFTESDTPDYGLPWFFNQLAPGVDRHAYFGFPDANHLRTSDDIVTVKANHSFANNVDVHTIARWANYPRDVQITEPQICSNASVSIPVGGYVAALPTSAVNTSKPCPYTLATPPSQMVVNRNQIQIQSVEGELWDQTEVTAQFKLAGVRNDLAAGVEGGQEISNPTKYSYTENNINSVPSTNLIDPNPHDSFSGEGYIASVSHLKSKSAGAYFIDTIKFDRFIELSGGVRWDYFNTLFNLYAPPAGISGAKTTAPIPYIDQTVRQPSYRAAIVFKPNTHGSVYFDYGTSFNPSAESLSLSVATSVLPPEENETFEAGAKYSLAHERLQLEAAWFHTTKDNARETDPTNSNNIVLAGNQLVKGVQASAVGRFYGGTDLVLGYAYLDSAVTYSKLFPTSVGYPLANVPRQTFNAFLTRNLLWHFNAGFGGNYVAARTASSTVPYVPIGFGSAQAFAAASSPCGATACYPVLATAMKEVPGYWVFNALLKRPITEKLELQANVYNLLNRFYIDQPHPSHLIPGAGRSALIGANYRF is encoded by the coding sequence ATGGCTGCTATGACGGCCTGCGCCGTCGGAAACCGGCAGTCGGCAATCGCTCAACGAACGACGGATCCAGCCGGGAAGTTACCCCCCCCGGCACAGCTCCCGGTGCACCGGTTCCACATCATTGCGGGCCCGCTGGACACCTCGCTCGAGGCGTATCGCCAGCAGAGTGGCATCGCGGTGAAGATTACGCTTGCGCAGGATGAGATCGCAGCCTTCCAAACTGCCGGTCTGCAAGGGTTGTACACGCCTCAGGCGGCTCTGCGGGAGTTGCTGAAGGGCAGCGGTCTTAGCTGCACCTTCACCGGCGCCGACCACGCCACAGTGGGTCTGCAGCGCGCCGACACCGTCGACGTCACCGCGCAATTGCCGGCGGCCATCTCGATCGGCAAGTTCACCGAGGATCTTCTGCACACTCCGCAAACTGTGGCGGTTGTGCCGGACTTTGTTCTGCAGGATGAACAGAATCGTACCCTCACCGACGCCGTTCGCAACGTGCCGGGAATCAGCATCGCTGCGGGCGAGAGCGGCGCGCAAGGCGACAATCTCACCATTCGCGGATTTACTGCGCGCAATGACATTTTTCTGGATGGCATTCGCGACTTCGGCAGCTATTACCGCGACAGCTTCGACTACGACCAGGTGGAGGTCCTTGAAGGGCCTGCAGGCGTGCAGTTCGGCCGCGGGTCCACTGGCGGCGTGATCAACCAGGAGAGCAAGGTTCCTGCCGCAGACAGGTTCGTACACATCGACGGCGAGGTCGGAACCGACCTTACGCGTCGCATCACGGCGGACATCAACGAGCCGATGAGCGATGTTGCCGGCGGCTCCGCGTTCCGGCTGAACGCGATGGGCACGGAGGGCGGCGTTGCCGGCCGGCCGTATGCGCAGAACCGTCGCTACGGTGTTGCGCCCTCCATCAGCTTCGGGATGAACAAGCCGACGCGCCTGACGATCAGCTACTTCCACTTCACCGAGAGCGACACGCCTGATTACGGTCTGCCGTGGTTCTTCAACCAGCTTGCGCCCGGAGTCGATCGCCACGCCTACTTTGGCTTCCCGGACGCCAATCATCTGCGCACGAGCGATGACATCGTTACCGTGAAGGCAAACCATAGCTTCGCGAACAACGTCGATGTGCATACGATCGCGCGCTGGGCGAACTACCCGCGCGATGTGCAGATTACCGAGCCACAAATCTGCTCCAACGCGAGCGTCAGCATTCCGGTGGGCGGGTACGTTGCAGCGCTCCCGACAAGCGCGGTGAACACATCGAAGCCTTGTCCCTACACACTCGCAACGCCACCTTCGCAGATGGTGGTTAATCGCAACCAGATTCAGATACAGAGCGTCGAGGGCGAGCTGTGGGACCAGACTGAAGTAACCGCGCAGTTCAAACTCGCGGGCGTTCGCAACGACCTCGCTGCGGGCGTTGAGGGCGGACAGGAGATTTCCAACCCAACTAAATACAGCTACACGGAGAACAACATCAACTCCGTGCCGTCGACGAACCTGATCGATCCGAATCCGCACGATAGCTTCAGTGGCGAAGGCTACATCGCTTCGGTCTCGCACCTCAAATCGAAGAGCGCCGGCGCCTACTTCATTGACACGATCAAGTTTGACCGGTTCATCGAGCTCTCGGGCGGCGTGAGATGGGATTACTTCAACACGCTGTTCAACCTCTACGCTCCGCCCGCGGGCATCTCCGGAGCGAAGACAACCGCGCCCATACCCTACATTGATCAAACGGTTCGCCAGCCAAGCTACCGCGCGGCGATTGTCTTCAAACCGAATACGCATGGCAGCGTGTACTTCGACTACGGCACGAGCTTCAATCCGTCCGCCGAGTCGCTGAGTCTCAGCGTCGCGACAAGCGTCTTGCCTCCGGAAGAGAACGAAACCTTCGAGGCGGGAGCGAAGTACAGCCTCGCGCATGAGCGTCTGCAACTTGAAGCTGCGTGGTTCCACACAACCAAGGATAACGCGCGCGAGACCGACCCGACGAACTCGAACAACATCGTGCTCGCAGGCAATCAACTTGTGAAAGGCGTGCAGGCGAGCGCAGTCGGACGATTCTACGGCGGCACAGATCTCGTGCTCGGCTATGCATACCTCGACAGCGCCGTCACCTACTCAAAACTGTTTCCGACCTCCGTCGGATATCCGCTGGCCAACGTGCCCCGCCAGACCTTCAACGCATTCCTCACGCGCAACCTTCTCTGGCACTTTAATGCAGGATTTGGCGGCAACTACGTCGCTGCCCGGACCGCAAGTTCCACGGTGCCGTACGTGCCGATTGGGTTTGGTTCGGCACAAGCGTTCGCAGCCGCATCGTCTCCGTGCGGAGCGACCGCATGTTATCCCGTACTCGCAACGGCGATGAAAGAGGTTCCTGGCTACTGGGTCTTCAATGCGCTGCTGAAGCGCCCCATCACTGAAAAGCTCGAACTGCAGGCCAACGTCTACAACCTGCTCAACCGCTTCTATATCGATCAGCCGCACCCGAGCCATCTCATCCCAGGCGCGGGCCGCAGCGCGCTGATCGGCGCGAACTACCGCTTCTAA
- a CDS encoding SRPBCC family protein — translation MRHRFRTTQWLPYTVEFVFAFFANPANLPKLLPDWQQARIDEIELYPADHNRPEGSDGLVAAGRGTRLTLSFRPTPLAPVRVSWVALIEDFHWNERFCDRQLEGPFRYWRQCHRVQEWQSETTGEHGTLLIDTIEYELPFRRLERLANRLAVKRMLTTVFAHRHSRTEQLLRELSEGAESPE, via the coding sequence ATGAGGCACCGTTTCCGAACGACACAGTGGCTTCCATACACCGTGGAATTCGTGTTTGCCTTTTTCGCGAATCCGGCGAATCTGCCGAAATTACTGCCCGATTGGCAGCAGGCGCGCATCGATGAGATCGAGCTCTATCCGGCGGACCACAATCGCCCGGAGGGCTCCGATGGCCTGGTTGCTGCCGGCCGCGGCACCCGCCTGACGCTGAGTTTTCGGCCCACGCCGCTAGCTCCTGTGCGTGTCTCCTGGGTCGCGCTCATCGAGGATTTTCATTGGAATGAGCGCTTCTGCGATCGTCAACTGGAGGGTCCGTTCCGCTACTGGCGGCAGTGCCATCGGGTGCAGGAGTGGCAATCCGAGACCACAGGAGAGCACGGCACGCTGCTCATCGACACCATCGAATATGAGCTTCCCTTCCGAAGGCTCGAGCGCCTAGCCAACCGGCTTGCGGTCAAACGAATGCTGACGACCGTCTTCGCCCACCGGCATAGCCGCACCGAGCAACTGCTTCGCGAACTCAGCGAAGGTGCGGAATCCCCCGAGTGA